One window of the Lemur catta isolate mLemCat1 chromosome 6, mLemCat1.pri, whole genome shotgun sequence genome contains the following:
- the LOC123640676 gene encoding LOW QUALITY PROTEIN: keratin, type I cytoskeletal 18-like (The sequence of the model RefSeq protein was modified relative to this genomic sequence to represent the inferred CDS: inserted 1 base in 1 codon) has product MSFTTRSTTFFTNYRTLGSGQAPSRGVRPVSSAASVYAGARGSGSRISVSRSTSMRSGWGSGSPAAGMARGLAGIGGIQTEKETMQELNDRLASYLDRVRSLEIDNRRRESRIREHLEKKGPQVRDWEHYFKIMEDLRAQIFANSVDNARIVLQVDDARLAAADFRVKCETELAVRQSVEGDIHGLRKVIGDTNITRLQLETETEALQEELVFMKKNREEVKGRQAQTARSGLTVEVDAPKSQDLRKIMADIGARHDELARKNREELDKHWSQQTEERTTEVTSQSAEVGAAEMTLTELRRTVQSLEIDLDSMRNVKADLENSPREVEARYAVRMEQLSGVLLHLESELAQTRAXGQRQAQEYEALLNIKVKLEAEIATYRRLLEDGEDFDLGDALDSSNSMLTIQKTMTRGIVDGKVVSETKDTKVLRH; this is encoded by the exons ATGAGTTTCACCACTCGATCCACCACCTTCTTCACCAACTACCGGACCCTGGGCTCCGGCCAGGCGCCCAGCCGTGGTGTCCGGCCCGTCAGCAGCGCAGCCAGCGTCTATGCAGGCGCCAGGGGCTCGGGCTCCCGGATCTCCGTGTCCCGCTCCACCAGCATGCGGAGTGGCTGGGGGTCCGGGAGCCCGGCCGCGGGGATGGCGAGGGGTCTGGCAGGAATAGGGGGCATCCAGACCGAGAAGGAGACCATGCAAGAGCTCAACGACCGCCTGGCCTCCTACCTGGACAGAGTGAGGAGCCTGGAGATCGATAATCGGAGGCGGGAAAGCAGAATCCGGGAACACCTGGAGAAGAAGGGGCCCCAGGTCAGAGACTGGGAGCATTACTTTAAAATCATGGAGGACCTGAGGGCTCAGATCTTTGCAAATTCTGTGGACAATGCCCGCATCGTTCTGCAGGTTGACGATGCCCGTCTTGCTGCTGCTGACTTTAGAGTCAAGTGTGAGACAGAGCTGGCCGTGCGCCAGTCTGTGGAGGGCGACATCCATGGGCTCCGCAAGGTCATTGGTGACACCAATATCACTCGGCTGCAGCTGGAGACAGAGACCGAGGCTCTCCAGGAGGAGCTGGTCTTCATGAAGAAGAACCGGGAGGAAGTAAAAGGCCGACAAGCCCAGACTGCCCGCTCTGGGTTGACCGTGGAGGTAGACGCCCCCAAATCCCAGGACCTCCGCAAGATCATGGCGGACATCGGGGCCCGGCACGACGAGCTGGCTCGGAAGAACCGAGAGGAGCTGGACAAGCACTGGTCCCAGCAGACTGAGGAGAGAACCACAGAGGTCACCTCACAGTCCGCTGAGGTCGGTGCTGCCGAGATGACACTCACGGAGCTGAGACGTACGGTCCAGTCCTTGGAGATCGACCTGGACTCCATGAGAAATGTGAAGGCCGACTTAGAGAACAGCCCGAGGGAGGTGGAGGCCCGCTACGCCGTGCGGATGGAGCAGCTCAGCGGGGTCCTGCTGCACCTGGAGTCGGAGCTGGCACAGACCCGGG GGGGGCAGCGCCAGGCCCAGGAGTACGAGGCCCTGCTGAACATCAAGGTCAAGCTGGAGGCTGAGATTGCCACCTACCGCCGCCTGCTGGAAGACGGGGAAGACTTCGATCTTGGTGATGCCCTGGACAGCAGCAACTCCATGCTAACCATCCAAAAGACCATGACTCGCGGGATAGTGGACGGCAAAGTGGTGTCTGAGACCAAGGACACCAAAGTTCTGAGGCATTGA